In Musa acuminata AAA Group cultivar baxijiao chromosome BXJ2-3, Cavendish_Baxijiao_AAA, whole genome shotgun sequence, the following proteins share a genomic window:
- the LOC135607205 gene encoding cytochrome P450 71B34-like, with the protein MALPPLLLSYLPTLLVVLALLSSLLLAGRKARGGSATWKLPPGPPKLPVIGHLHLLGSSLLHRFLWELSKKHGPLMHLKLGRVPVVVVSSPEMAKEVLKIHDLECCSRPSLLSLSKFSYGLSDVAFIPYGERWRQLRKFCTVELFSTRKINSFRDIRREEMERVTKLICSHARASTTVNLSELLLSLSCNMTCRTAFGSGFDDGSDIQLHDMLREAQAALGGLFLSDYLPLLGWVDRLSGMRSRLERAYLKLDTIYQRRIDHHQDRLRQQGKEDGDVLDALLRMQKDEEGLTEDHIKGVLMNIFIAGTDTSSATVEWAMAELIRQPELMKRAQDEVRGCVGSKGEVEESDLHQLHFFKCVIKETLRLHPPAPLLLPRETMQHFKLNGYDILPKTWMYVNAWAIGRDPNSWGRPHVFDPERFMHDSMEANGQDFKLIPFGEGRRICPGKNLGMLMVELVLANLLYSFDWHLPPGMVKEDISMEEAPGITVHREYALCLMATKYDAPTA; encoded by the exons ATGGCCCTTCCTCCCCTCCTGCTCTCCTATCTCCCTACTCTTCTCGTTGTTCTCGCACTGCTGTCTTCACTTCTTCTCGCAGGTCGGAAGGCAAGAGGTGGCTCGGCGACCTGGAAACTCCCTCCAGGCCCACCCAAGCTCCCCGTCATCGGCCACCTCCACCTCTTGGGGAGCAGCTTGCTGCATCGCTTCCTTTGGGAACTCTCCAAGAAACATGGACCTCTCATGCACTTGAAACTTGGTCGAGTCCCCGTTGTCGTCGTGTCCTCGCCGGAGATGGCTAAGGAAGTGCTCAAGATACACGACCTTGAGTGCTGCAGTCGGCCTTCGCTCCTCTCCCTTTCCAAGTTTTCATACGGTCTCTCCGACGTCGCCTTCATCCCATACGGAGAACGATGGAGGCAGCTTCGGAAGTTCTGCACCGTCGAACTCTTCAGCACCAGGAAGATCAACTCTTTTAGGGAcataagaagagaagagatggaGCGAGTGACGAAACTGATATGTTCTCACGCTCGCGCTTCAACCACGGTCAACCTGAGCGAGTTGCTGCTCTCGCTTTCCTGCAATATGACATGCAGAACTGCCTTTGGCTCTGGCTTCGACGATGGAAGCGACATTCAACTCCACGACATGCTCAGAGAAGCCCAAGCGGCGTTAGGTGGCTTGTTTTTATCTGATTACTTACCATTGTTGGGGTGGGTTGATAGGCTAAGTGGGATGAGATCCAGACTTGAAAGGGCCTATCTTAAGCTCGATACCATCTACCAACGCCGTATAGATCACCACCAAGATCGATTGAGGCAGCAAGGTAAAGAAGATGGAGACGTCTTAGATGCTTTGCTCCGCATGCAAAAGGATGAGGAGGGTCTAACAGAAGACCACATCAAAGGAGTGCTCATG AATATTTTCATTGCTGGGACGGACACATCCTCGGCAACCGTGGAGTGGGCGATGGCGGAGCTCATCAGACAACCTGAGTTGATGAAGAGAGCACAAGACGAGGTAAGAGGATGTGTCGGAAGCAAAGGGGAGGTGGAGGAGAGTGACCTTCACCAACTTCATTTCTTCAAGTGTGTCATCAAGGAGACGCTGAGGCTGCACCCTCCCGCTCCGCTGCTACTTCCTAGGGAAACCATGCAGCACTTTAAGCTAAATGGCTATGATATTCTACCCAAAACATGGATGTATGTGAATGCTTGGGCGATAGGAAGAGATCCCAATTCGTGGGGGAGGCCTCATGTCTTTGATCCAGAGAGGTTCATGCATGACTCCATGGAGGCAAATGGGCAGGATTTCAAGCTCATACCATTTGGCGAAGGTCGAAGGATCTGCCCCGGTAAGAATCTTGGAATGTTAATGGTGGAACTTGTGCTTGCCAACCTCCTCTACTCCTTTGATTGGCATTTACCACCTGGAATGGTGAAGGAGGACATCAGTATGGAGGAAGCACCTGGTATCACCGTGCATAGAGAGTATGCTCTTTGTCTCATGGCCACCAAATATGATGCACCAACAGCCTGA